In Polynucleobacter ibericus, a genomic segment contains:
- the groL gene encoding chaperonin GroEL (60 kDa chaperone family; promotes refolding of misfolded polypeptides especially under stressful conditions; forms two stacked rings of heptamers to form a barrel-shaped 14mer; ends can be capped by GroES; misfolded proteins enter the barrel where they are refolded when GroES binds) yields the protein MAAKDVVFGDSARTKMVEGVNILANAVKTTLGPKGRNVVIERSFGGPTITKDGVSVAKEIELKDKLQNMGAQMVKEVASKTADIAGDGTTTATVLAQSIVREGMKYVVSGHNPMDLKRGIDKAVTAAIEELAKISKPCTTTKEIAQVGSISANSDHSIGQRIAEAMEKVGKEGVITVEDGKSLEDELEVVEGMQFDRGYLSPYFINQPEKQVAVLESPYVLLFDKKIANIRDLLPVLEQVAKSGRPLLIIAEDVEGEALATLVVNNIRGIIKTCAVKAPGFGDRRKAMLEDIAILTGGTVIAEEIGLTLEKTTLEHLGQAKRIEVGKENTIIIDGAGDAKAIEARVKNIRVQIEEATSDYDKEKLQERVAKLAGGVAVIRVGAATEVEMKEKKARVDDALHATRAAVEEGIVPGGGVALIRAMQGIKGLKGDNADQDAGISIVLRAMQEPLRTIVSNAGEDAGVVVNAVQASTGNNGYNAATGEYGDLVAQGVIDPTKVTKTALVNAASVAGLLLTTDCAISEAPKDESGAGGMPDMGGMGGMGGMGGMM from the coding sequence ATGGCAGCAAAAGACGTTGTATTTGGAGATAGCGCCCGCACCAAGATGGTCGAAGGCGTCAACATTCTTGCTAATGCAGTGAAAACAACTTTGGGACCAAAAGGTCGCAATGTGGTGATTGAGCGTTCATTTGGTGGACCAACTATCACTAAAGACGGTGTATCTGTAGCAAAAGAAATCGAACTGAAAGACAAGCTCCAGAATATGGGTGCACAGATGGTTAAGGAAGTTGCTTCCAAAACTGCAGACATCGCTGGTGATGGTACAACTACCGCTACTGTATTGGCTCAGTCTATCGTGCGCGAAGGCATGAAGTATGTTGTTTCAGGCCATAACCCAATGGACTTGAAGCGCGGTATCGATAAAGCTGTGACAGCTGCAATCGAAGAGCTCGCAAAAATTAGCAAGCCTTGCACAACTACTAAAGAAATTGCTCAAGTAGGCTCTATCTCTGCAAACAGCGACCATAGTATTGGTCAACGCATTGCAGAAGCAATGGAAAAAGTAGGCAAAGAAGGTGTTATCACTGTTGAAGATGGCAAGTCTTTGGAAGATGAGTTGGAAGTGGTTGAGGGTATGCAGTTTGACCGCGGCTATCTTTCCCCGTACTTCATTAATCAACCAGAAAAGCAAGTTGCCGTATTGGAAAGCCCATACGTGCTCTTGTTTGACAAAAAGATCGCCAACATCCGTGATTTGCTCCCAGTGCTTGAGCAAGTAGCGAAGTCTGGTCGTCCATTGTTGATCATTGCAGAAGATGTTGAAGGCGAAGCCTTGGCAACTTTGGTTGTAAACAACATTCGCGGCATCATCAAGACCTGCGCCGTTAAGGCTCCAGGATTCGGCGATCGTCGTAAAGCCATGTTGGAAGACATCGCGATTTTGACTGGCGGTACAGTGATCGCTGAAGAAATTGGTCTCACACTCGAGAAAACAACTCTTGAGCACTTGGGTCAAGCAAAGCGTATCGAAGTAGGTAAAGAAAACACCATCATCATTGACGGTGCTGGCGATGCTAAAGCGATTGAAGCTCGTGTGAAGAACATTCGTGTTCAGATCGAAGAAGCGACTAGCGACTACGACAAAGAAAAATTGCAAGAGCGCGTAGCCAAATTGGCTGGCGGTGTTGCAGTGATTCGTGTTGGCGCTGCTACTGAAGTAGAGATGAAGGAGAAGAAGGCTCGTGTTGATGATGCATTACATGCAACTCGTGCAGCCGTTGAAGAAGGTATTGTTCCTGGTGGTGGCGTTGCTCTGATTCGTGCAATGCAAGGTATCAAGGGCTTGAAAGGCGATAACGCTGATCAAGACGCTGGTATCAGCATCGTATTGCGCGCAATGCAAGAGCCATTACGTACGATCGTTAGCAATGCTGGTGAAGATGCTGGTGTAGTTGTTAATGCAGTACAAGCAAGCACAGGTAATAACGGCTACAACGCAGCTACTGGTGAATACGGTGACCTCGTTGCGCAAGGCGTTATTGATCCAACTAAGGTAACAAAAACTGCATTGGTAAATGCGGCTTCTGTTGCTGGCTTGTTATTGACTACCGATTGCGCAATCTCCGAAGCACCAAAAGATGAATCTGGTGCTGGCGGTATGCCTGATATGGGCGGCATGGGCGGCATGGGTGGAATGGGCGGCATGATGTAA
- a CDS encoding co-chaperone GroES, translating to MNLRPLHDRVIIKRLDQESKTASGIIIPDAAAEKPDQGEVLAVGPGKRDDSGKLNAPDVKVGDRVLFGKYAGQTVKVDSEELIVMREDDIMAVVQK from the coding sequence ATGAATTTGCGTCCCTTACATGATCGCGTAATCATCAAGCGTTTAGATCAAGAATCAAAAACTGCTTCCGGAATCATCATTCCTGACGCTGCTGCAGAAAAACCGGATCAAGGTGAAGTATTGGCAGTAGGCCCAGGCAAGCGCGATGACAGTGGCAAATTAAACGCACCTGACGTCAAAGTAGGCGACCGTGTGTTGTTTGGTAAATATGCAGGTCAAACGGTCAAAGTTGACAGCGAAGAACTCATCGTGATGCGTGAAGACGACATCATGGCTGTTGTACAGAAGTAA
- a CDS encoding diguanylate phosphodiesterase has translation MSPKSRLYTLVKAWKNKPFQEVRDACGDPWLGLSSQALEEHQSWSKRQAISHEPIFNCKGTKLTGSLFRPLLTATDMQLLRLFMEGLDTIAYWYRSGRFIPGILPVPSHAIASGSYVDAMTELILNSRLPVGLVTIGISSIPESDATGAFKEGLLRLRRLGVLLHFLKFSGSIEELHWVTEMQLEGVHIDMGKIRERQLASDVLSQLRQSTYSPTQIYASNIGLVKDLERASKLIADHSYGSIMMSPVSRHQMLQIDDSRIAKAIFSLHPHPHPNQNGDK, from the coding sequence ATGAGCCCGAAATCCCGGCTGTACACGCTTGTAAAGGCATGGAAGAACAAACCCTTCCAAGAAGTACGTGACGCCTGTGGCGACCCCTGGCTTGGCCTTAGTAGCCAAGCCCTAGAAGAACACCAATCTTGGTCCAAGCGACAAGCGATTAGTCATGAACCAATTTTTAACTGCAAGGGCACAAAACTGACAGGATCTTTATTTAGACCGCTACTGACAGCAACTGATATGCAATTACTTCGTCTTTTCATGGAAGGCTTAGACACAATTGCCTATTGGTATCGTAGCGGTCGCTTTATCCCTGGAATCCTGCCAGTACCCAGCCACGCCATAGCCTCTGGTAGCTATGTAGACGCGATGACTGAATTAATTTTGAACTCACGTCTACCAGTGGGTCTAGTGACTATTGGAATTTCATCTATCCCTGAATCTGATGCCACCGGTGCATTCAAAGAGGGTTTGCTGCGTTTGCGACGTCTTGGTGTCTTGCTTCATTTCCTGAAATTTTCTGGCAGCATCGAGGAATTGCATTGGGTAACAGAGATGCAGTTAGAAGGTGTTCATATTGATATGGGTAAGATTCGTGAACGTCAACTGGCGAGCGACGTGCTCTCTCAACTAAGGCAATCAACTTACTCACCAACACAAATTTATGCCAGCAATATTGGACTGGTAAAAGATTTAGAGCGTGCTTCTAAGCTAATAGCAGATCACTCTTACGGCAGCATCATGATGTCTCCCGTAAGTCGCCATCAAATGCTACAGATTGACGATAGCCGAATCGCAAAAGCCATTTTTTCGCTGCACCCTCATCCACACCCAAACCAAAACGGAGACAAGTAA
- a CDS encoding response regulator transcription factor produces MRKRVMLVDDHPAMLMALKSMLQDQLLFEIAGQAQNGEECLRSMKEVNPNMVILDLDMPKTDGFDVIRRIGLMYPDVRMLVLSSMDEAVYGGRVRSLGGHGFVNKTAGADVILAACVAISQGYNFFTHGKNGNSSLSDNDKLALISDRELQVMKYLGKGNTNQQISDMLHISNKTVATYKTRVFDKLGINNIADLILFCRMNNIIES; encoded by the coding sequence ATGAGAAAACGCGTGATGTTAGTAGATGACCATCCAGCAATGCTGATGGCTCTTAAAAGTATGTTGCAAGACCAGTTGTTATTTGAAATTGCAGGGCAAGCTCAGAATGGTGAAGAGTGCCTCAGATCCATGAAAGAGGTAAATCCCAATATGGTTATTCTAGATCTAGATATGCCCAAAACAGATGGGTTTGATGTTATTCGTCGTATTGGCTTGATGTATCCCGATGTACGAATGCTAGTCCTTTCTAGCATGGACGAAGCAGTCTATGGTGGAAGGGTTCGATCATTAGGTGGACATGGGTTCGTCAATAAAACCGCAGGTGCTGATGTCATTCTGGCTGCCTGTGTTGCGATCTCTCAGGGTTACAACTTTTTTACCCATGGAAAAAATGGTAATAGCTCATTGAGCGATAACGATAAGTTGGCACTGATATCCGATCGCGAGCTTCAAGTCATGAAATACCTCGGAAAAGGTAATACCAATCAACAGATATCTGACATGTTGCATATCAGCAATAAAACAGTAGCCACATACAAAACCAGAGTCTTCGACAAACTAGGCATAAATAATATTGCTGACCTGATTTTGTTCTGCCGCATGAATAACATTATCGAGAGCTAA
- a CDS encoding ATP-binding protein, with translation MRRSITRIAFFTLLNGLLGNSYANLLGSAEQRWIDAHPVVRFSIHEKYAPYLETNERGESGVFHSLLSKLSRYTKQEYLPKWRKSDQEGLQQLANGEVDFIIDPPTLSDDYLKFGSLSEAIFWGHDAIVTKRPKNDAPIKPSNIAYFDRGFENPPIPTNSMGDISSSAERLVVALLKNDIEAVVLPIRLAQQLIHKFNGDQLQVDGLYSREPFEYRWFVPHQHEALHGVLGRFLNNLDPVASRQLFKLNISTLETGHTAPSKSMPWFTALGILLIGSFLIWRMYQKQSMQKEEAQQLMSSKERAENANAAKSAFLATMSHEIRTPMNAILGVQELLLNSPLPKNEKTLLKSAHSSAECLLGILNQVLDLSKIEAGKLTLNIEPCNLNALIDDIDSTFSTVAQRQGLKLHTSKDPRVAEVLLLDSLRLRQILQNLISNAIKFTNHGEIYFSISVLADDHAGQLIEFRVIDTGIGMGQEEIEIALQAFEQIPGNAEQPNGTGLGLTISNHLVTSMNGQLLFESAPGFGSNIHFCLAFPRTSIAATRSPMPNSTGCIRKLVPKDIESNARPLQALVVEDHPASRQIISLQLQALGIDPSVCDNAITALDLIQQKHFDLLLTDQSIPGMQGSDLAKHLRDAGYQDLVIIGITADIYALESRHQFLAAGMNGVLIKPLSLMTLENELSRYFKTEEISNRVLPAKNQEEYSFDAFQNLLRKSPEYILIILEEIKQVHDEVLFALKNKDLDKTCFKRMVHKVKGGAQLLSATKFVESCEALEQEGNLVEQATTLTRLLEDQNQVINHYQSRYSEH, from the coding sequence GTGCGTCGATCCATCACCCGTATTGCCTTCTTCACATTACTAAATGGATTATTAGGCAATTCATATGCAAATTTACTCGGCTCTGCAGAGCAGAGGTGGATCGATGCGCATCCTGTAGTACGTTTTAGCATTCATGAGAAGTACGCGCCCTATTTAGAAACTAATGAACGCGGTGAATCTGGGGTCTTTCACAGCCTACTAAGCAAACTCAGTCGTTACACCAAACAAGAATATCTACCGAAGTGGCGCAAAAGCGATCAAGAAGGACTCCAACAGCTTGCCAATGGAGAGGTGGATTTCATCATTGATCCACCCACATTAAGTGATGATTATCTCAAGTTTGGCTCCCTTTCAGAGGCAATCTTTTGGGGTCACGACGCTATTGTTACAAAGCGCCCAAAGAATGATGCGCCCATTAAACCAAGCAATATCGCGTACTTTGATCGTGGCTTTGAAAATCCCCCAATCCCAACCAATTCCATGGGAGATATTTCCAGCTCTGCAGAGAGATTAGTTGTCGCTCTTCTTAAAAACGATATTGAAGCAGTCGTATTGCCAATTAGGCTAGCGCAGCAACTCATTCATAAATTCAATGGCGATCAACTACAGGTTGATGGCTTATACAGCCGGGAGCCATTTGAATACCGTTGGTTTGTCCCGCATCAGCACGAGGCTTTACATGGCGTACTAGGGCGCTTTCTGAATAACTTAGATCCAGTTGCATCCCGCCAACTTTTTAAACTTAATATATCTACACTTGAGACGGGCCATACTGCCCCGTCAAAATCGATGCCTTGGTTCACCGCTTTAGGAATTCTGCTAATAGGCTCTTTCCTAATCTGGCGCATGTATCAAAAACAATCTATGCAAAAAGAAGAGGCTCAACAACTAATGTCATCCAAAGAGCGGGCTGAAAATGCAAACGCAGCGAAGTCCGCCTTTCTTGCAACCATGAGCCACGAAATTCGTACGCCTATGAATGCAATTTTAGGGGTACAGGAATTATTACTGAACAGCCCCCTCCCAAAAAATGAAAAGACTCTGCTGAAGAGTGCTCATTCATCAGCAGAATGTTTATTGGGGATCTTGAATCAAGTATTAGATCTTTCGAAAATTGAAGCGGGAAAGCTCACTCTGAATATTGAACCTTGCAACCTGAATGCCTTGATTGATGATATTGATTCGACATTCTCAACAGTTGCCCAAAGGCAAGGTCTAAAACTTCACACTTCTAAAGATCCGCGCGTTGCAGAGGTTTTACTGCTAGATTCACTACGCTTACGTCAAATACTACAAAATCTCATTAGCAATGCGATTAAATTCACCAACCATGGTGAAATCTATTTCTCCATCAGCGTATTGGCAGATGATCATGCTGGTCAGCTCATTGAATTTAGAGTAATTGATACAGGCATTGGCATGGGACAAGAGGAGATCGAAATTGCACTGCAAGCCTTTGAACAAATACCTGGAAATGCCGAACAACCAAATGGGACGGGTCTTGGCTTAACCATCAGCAACCACTTAGTCACCTCCATGAATGGTCAGCTCCTCTTTGAGAGTGCACCTGGCTTTGGTAGCAATATCCATTTTTGTCTTGCTTTTCCACGTACCAGTATTGCAGCGACCAGATCCCCCATGCCAAATAGCACTGGCTGTATCAGGAAGTTAGTCCCTAAGGATATAGAAAGTAATGCACGTCCATTGCAAGCATTGGTTGTGGAAGATCATCCAGCAAGTCGCCAAATAATTTCACTCCAACTCCAGGCGCTAGGCATTGATCCCTCAGTTTGTGATAACGCCATTACCGCACTAGATTTAATTCAGCAAAAGCATTTTGATCTTCTCCTAACAGATCAATCCATTCCCGGCATGCAGGGTTCTGATCTTGCTAAACACTTACGTGATGCAGGATACCAAGATCTCGTCATCATCGGAATTACCGCTGATATTTATGCGCTAGAGTCTCGTCATCAGTTCTTAGCTGCCGGCATGAACGGCGTCCTCATAAAACCTTTAAGTCTAATGACCTTAGAAAATGAACTCTCACGTTATTTTAAAACTGAGGAAATTAGTAACAGAGTATTACCCGCCAAGAATCAGGAAGAATATTCCTTTGATGCCTTTCAAAATCTGCTACGGAAAAGTCCAGAGTACATTTTGATCATTCTGGAAGAAATTAAACAAGTTCATGATGAGGTCCTATTTGCGCTCAAGAATAAGGATTTAGATAAGACTTGCTTTAAGCGTATGGTTCATAAAGTAAAGGGTGGCGCGCAACTCCTGAGCGCCACAAAATTTGTTGAATCCTGCGAAGCTCTTGAGCAGGAAGGAAATTTAGTTGAGCAAGCCACTACCCTCACCCGATTATTAGAAGATCAAAATCAAGTTATCAATCACTATCAATCTAGATATTCAGAGCACTAG
- the dacB gene encoding D-alanyl-D-alanine carboxypeptidase/D-alanyl-D-alanine endopeptidase: MRLHLICQSAFAAAFLWLPSSLVLANETPPLAIPQVVFSSLERNQIPKDAVSISVTEIEPGRPGKHLAKKILDWRSNDPMNPASTMKLFTTLTGLDILGPQYRWRTNVYSDGVIRQGVLKGNLYLQGTGDPKLVPEELAKMMKELQGLGIQKIDGNLFFDRSAYAPTVMEHNTIDGESLRAYNVPPDPLLYAFRTLSFQIGKSKTADFIDISYTPALSQLKVSNQMQLVDRPCDNWKSDIRFNLDPEGISNTDQPLTAQFSGAFPGSCRGVNFNVVALDANTFLTQGFAAAWERAGGTWVQAPVGKNGSVPLAARLLLQFEGIALADDVLDINKYSNNVMARQLLLTLALEKMGKPATTANGELVMQSWLKQNGLDFQGLVIENGSGLSRNEAISASQMNQLLLTARNLPVGDIFYNSLPIAGTDGTMRNRLMGQLRKFLHLKKKPEARIKTGSLVDVRAISGYVLSKSGKMYAVTSFINHPNAWRGLEAHDQLLAWLLEDGPEPKHAR; the protein is encoded by the coding sequence ATGCGCCTCCATTTAATTTGCCAGTCCGCCTTTGCTGCAGCCTTCCTTTGGCTTCCTAGTTCGCTAGTCCTTGCCAATGAGACGCCGCCCTTGGCTATTCCCCAAGTTGTATTTAGTAGTCTAGAGCGCAATCAAATTCCAAAAGATGCAGTGAGTATTTCGGTTACAGAGATCGAACCTGGACGACCTGGTAAGCATCTAGCAAAAAAGATTCTAGATTGGCGGTCTAACGATCCAATGAACCCCGCCTCAACTATGAAGTTATTTACTACGCTTACAGGCTTAGATATTTTGGGGCCGCAATATCGTTGGCGTACAAATGTCTATAGCGATGGTGTAATTCGTCAGGGAGTATTGAAGGGCAATCTGTATTTGCAAGGCACAGGCGATCCCAAACTTGTTCCTGAAGAGTTAGCCAAGATGATGAAAGAGCTTCAAGGCCTAGGCATTCAGAAGATTGATGGCAATTTATTCTTTGATCGTAGCGCTTATGCGCCAACTGTCATGGAGCACAACACGATTGATGGCGAGTCTTTACGTGCCTATAACGTTCCACCAGATCCGCTGCTTTATGCATTTAGAACACTCTCATTTCAGATTGGAAAATCTAAAACAGCAGACTTTATCGATATTAGCTATACGCCAGCACTGTCACAACTCAAGGTATCCAATCAAATGCAGTTGGTTGATCGCCCGTGTGATAACTGGAAAAGTGATATTCGCTTTAATTTAGATCCAGAAGGCATTAGCAACACCGATCAGCCCCTAACCGCTCAGTTCTCTGGAGCATTTCCCGGATCATGTAGGGGTGTGAACTTTAACGTTGTTGCTCTTGATGCCAATACCTTCCTTACTCAAGGCTTTGCTGCTGCATGGGAACGAGCTGGTGGGACTTGGGTCCAAGCTCCAGTTGGCAAAAACGGAAGTGTGCCACTAGCAGCACGATTACTTCTGCAGTTTGAGGGCATTGCACTAGCGGATGATGTATTGGATATCAATAAATACTCGAATAACGTGATGGCTCGCCAACTGCTATTAACTTTAGCTTTGGAGAAAATGGGAAAACCTGCTACGACCGCTAATGGTGAGCTTGTTATGCAAAGTTGGCTCAAACAAAATGGCCTGGACTTTCAGGGTCTAGTTATTGAGAATGGCTCTGGTCTGTCGCGCAATGAAGCTATCTCTGCTAGTCAGATGAATCAACTCTTGTTGACTGCACGTAATTTACCCGTAGGCGATATTTTTTATAACAGTCTTCCGATTGCCGGTACTGATGGCACTATGCGTAACCGCCTTATGGGTCAGTTACGTAAGTTTTTGCATCTCAAGAAAAAGCCTGAGGCCCGAATCAAAACGGGCTCACTTGTGGATGTACGTGCAATCTCGGGTTACGTCTTGAGTAAGTCCGGCAAAATGTATGCAGTAACTTCATTCATTAACCACCCTAATGCATGGAGAGGTTTAGAAGCGCACGATCAGTTACTAGCGTGGCTGCTTGAAGATGGTCCGGAACCAAAACACGCACGCTGA
- a CDS encoding L-threonylcarbamoyladenylate synthase yields MSADSTPLQSSAVINEAVQTLRDGGLVAFPTETVYGLGADAKNPEAIKKIFTTKGRPSNHPLIVHLAAPDKFDQAQIDWVALLAPWARDLSEEALRLINAFWPGPLTLVFKKDKNVLNELTGGQDTVAIRAPAHPIAQELLRKFKGGVVAPSANRFGKVSPTSAADVRSEFEGMLDLMVLDGGDCEVGIESTIIDLSSGDKAVLLRPGAITPSEIFARTGVKVYQVGELQDNLEGHGAKEDLPRVSGSLKAHYAPTTPLRLYASGRVLDALSEYPDTKSQVAVVVWDSESSLVLEDHPSIDAEEIIVSSDPNTFASRLYRTLRDLDQQGWDLILFPEPPAGENWDGVRDRLQRACFGSGPSSSSHASN; encoded by the coding sequence ATGTCCGCAGACAGTACCCCACTGCAATCTTCTGCAGTGATCAATGAAGCAGTACAAACCTTGCGTGATGGTGGATTGGTTGCATTCCCCACGGAGACGGTTTATGGCTTGGGTGCAGATGCTAAAAATCCTGAGGCCATCAAGAAAATTTTCACCACCAAGGGTCGCCCCTCAAATCATCCCTTGATCGTCCATCTAGCTGCACCAGATAAATTTGATCAAGCCCAAATTGATTGGGTTGCGCTCCTGGCACCATGGGCAAGGGATTTATCTGAAGAAGCCTTAAGGTTAATTAATGCTTTTTGGCCTGGGCCATTAACGTTGGTCTTTAAAAAAGATAAAAATGTTTTAAATGAGCTGACTGGTGGTCAAGACACGGTGGCAATTCGGGCTCCCGCTCATCCAATTGCTCAAGAACTATTGCGTAAATTTAAAGGTGGTGTTGTAGCTCCCTCGGCTAATCGTTTTGGTAAGGTATCGCCTACCAGCGCTGCAGATGTCCGAAGTGAATTTGAAGGTATGCTGGATTTGATGGTCTTGGATGGCGGTGATTGTGAGGTTGGCATCGAGTCAACCATCATTGACTTATCCTCAGGCGATAAAGCAGTCCTTCTGAGGCCTGGCGCGATTACTCCAAGTGAGATCTTTGCAAGGACAGGAGTAAAGGTATATCAAGTTGGTGAATTACAGGATAACTTAGAAGGCCATGGAGCAAAGGAAGATCTGCCTAGAGTCTCTGGAAGTCTTAAAGCTCATTACGCACCTACAACCCCTTTGCGTCTATATGCTTCTGGCCGCGTATTGGATGCTTTGAGTGAATATCCTGATACAAAGTCACAAGTTGCGGTTGTAGTTTGGGATTCTGAATCTTCTTTGGTTTTGGAGGATCACCCATCAATCGATGCAGAAGAAATCATTGTTTCTAGCGACCCAAATACCTTTGCTAGTCGTCTATATCGCACTCTGCGTGACTTGGATCAGCAGGGGTGGGACTTGATTTTGTTCCCTGAGCCACCAGCAGGCGAAAATTGGGATGGCGTTAGAGATCGTCTTCAGCGTGCGTGTTTTGGTTCCGGACCATCTTCAAGCAGCCACGCTAGTAACTGA
- a CDS encoding 5-(carboxyamino)imidazole ribonucleotide synthase gives MADRMEPILPGSYLGILGGGQLGRMFTQAAQAMGYKVCVLDPGSDSPAGSIAEKFIQAEYTDSAALKEMAALCTSVSTEFENVSAQALDELEALGVFVAPRSSCVSLAQNRVAEKKFLATWKTETNIGPAPYAVLEHDADIAHLPTDLFPGILKTARMGYDGKGQITVYTVADLPAAWAELSKVPCVLEKRMELDFEVSALVVRGYDDAVVAYPVSQNIHRDGILHTSTVPAPSLKPAQEKKIIDAAKALIRKIDYVGVLCVEFFVLKSGDIVANEIAPRPHNSGHYTMDACVSSQFEQQVRAMARLPLGDTRLLAPVSMLNLLGDLWFEGSEDKAREPAWNKVLAHPDAKLHLYGKSEPRIGRKMGHINCLGEALNEARQNCAAVATELGIEP, from the coding sequence ATGGCAGATCGCATGGAACCCATCTTACCGGGTTCATATTTAGGAATATTAGGTGGCGGTCAACTAGGTCGGATGTTTACTCAGGCTGCTCAAGCGATGGGGTATAAAGTTTGCGTACTTGATCCAGGCTCGGATAGTCCTGCAGGCTCTATTGCCGAAAAATTTATTCAAGCCGAATACACTGATAGTGCTGCTTTAAAAGAGATGGCTGCTTTGTGCACATCTGTCAGTACTGAATTTGAAAATGTTTCCGCGCAAGCGCTTGATGAGTTAGAGGCTTTAGGTGTCTTTGTCGCACCACGTAGTAGTTGCGTTTCTTTAGCGCAGAATCGGGTAGCTGAGAAAAAATTTCTGGCAACCTGGAAAACTGAGACGAACATTGGCCCAGCTCCCTATGCAGTCCTGGAGCATGATGCTGATATTGCTCATCTTCCAACAGATTTATTCCCTGGAATTCTAAAGACTGCCCGTATGGGTTATGACGGTAAAGGTCAAATTACCGTTTACACGGTTGCTGATTTACCAGCGGCTTGGGCGGAACTAAGTAAAGTTCCTTGCGTCCTTGAAAAACGCATGGAGTTAGATTTTGAAGTATCAGCACTTGTTGTTCGTGGATATGATGATGCGGTGGTGGCTTACCCCGTTTCTCAAAATATTCATCGCGATGGTATTTTGCATACCTCTACTGTTCCAGCTCCATCATTAAAGCCTGCCCAAGAGAAGAAAATTATTGATGCAGCTAAAGCGCTGATTCGGAAGATTGATTATGTTGGCGTTCTTTGTGTTGAATTCTTTGTTCTGAAGAGTGGTGATATTGTTGCTAATGAAATTGCACCACGTCCACACAACTCTGGTCACTACACCATGGATGCTTGTGTCAGCAGTCAGTTTGAGCAACAAGTAAGAGCAATGGCAAGGTTGCCTTTGGGTGATACGCGCCTGCTTGCGCCTGTATCGATGCTCAATTTATTAGGCGATCTCTGGTTTGAAGGCAGCGAAGATAAAGCCCGTGAACCTGCATGGAATAAAGTTCTTGCTCATCCTGATGCAAAGCTACATCTATATGGAAAATCTGAGCCACGCATTGGTAGAAAAATGGGGCATATCAATTGTCTGGGCGAAGCACTTAATGAGGCTCGCCAAAATTGCGCAGCCGTTGCTACTGAATTAGGGATCGAGCCCTAG
- the purE gene encoding 5-(carboxyamino)imidazole ribonucleotide mutase has translation MSKKPIVGIVMGSNSDWDTMQHAAQMLEQFGIAHEAKVLSAHRMPDDMFQYAEKAQINGLQAIIAGAGGAAHLPGMLASKTIVPVYGVPVASKYLRGEDSLYSIVQMPKGIPVATFAIGEAGAANAALHVIAGLALHDADLAKRLEDFRAKQSDTARSMNLPGY, from the coding sequence ATGAGCAAGAAGCCAATCGTCGGAATAGTCATGGGATCCAATTCAGATTGGGACACCATGCAGCATGCCGCTCAAATGCTCGAGCAATTTGGTATTGCTCACGAAGCCAAAGTACTCTCCGCACACCGCATGCCAGATGACATGTTTCAGTACGCTGAAAAAGCACAAATCAATGGTTTGCAAGCCATTATTGCTGGCGCAGGTGGCGCAGCCCATTTGCCAGGTATGTTGGCGTCCAAGACTATTGTTCCAGTGTATGGCGTTCCTGTTGCCAGCAAGTATTTGCGTGGCGAAGATTCTCTTTACTCTATTGTGCAAATGCCTAAAGGCATTCCAGTTGCCACTTTTGCAATTGGTGAGGCTGGTGCAGCCAATGCCGCTTTGCATGTCATTGCTGGTTTAGCATTACATGACGCTGATTTAGCGAAGCGTTTAGAAGATTTCCGTGCGAAGCAGTCTGATACCGCACGTTCAATGAATTTGCCGGGATATTAA